One window from the genome of Pelodictyon luteolum DSM 273 encodes:
- a CDS encoding undecaprenyl-phosphate glucose phosphotransferase, producing MMIVADFPPPFLQPESIKDMDGGVHAVGKIPELRILSGGEHLKALLVGVLRSMMGHWAREQLLRLFDALLWLVGAYVAGSLWLGVPLEAKGWIHLMLAYVFPLIAFMIYPSMGCYRSWRSIDYLSVVKPVVLSILVVGLSALTITFLMHEIGALSRVWFMLTLSFVLGTAVSVRLVAVGIMRWLRRNGCDLRRIILVGDAERLAYMRQSVSEHPGFGFSIVSTLGYEDGAAASILDAMAGQNIDEVWMALSPEKMERMDSLLGALSQSPVSVRWIPDIRWHALLNSREENLMGHPSLLLNATAIDGSQGRLLKSIFDRLFSLLVLLLLSPLLLLIAVLVKLSSPGPIIFHQARQGISGKPFQCLKFRTMVTHREESGLTQATVNDSRVTPLGAFLRKTSLDELPQFFNVLAGDMSVVGPRPHAIQHNEFYTKQVYGYMQRYRTKPGITGWAQINGYRGETDTLQKMVKRVEYDIYYMKNWSFLLDLKIIFATAFSGWMGRNAY from the coding sequence ATGATGATCGTGGCTGATTTCCCCCCCCCTTTTTTGCAACCTGAAAGCATCAAGGATATGGATGGGGGTGTGCATGCGGTTGGGAAGATTCCTGAATTAAGGATTCTTTCTGGTGGAGAGCATCTTAAGGCGTTATTGGTGGGCGTTTTGCGCTCAATGATGGGTCATTGGGCTCGAGAACAGCTCCTTCGTCTGTTTGATGCCTTGCTATGGTTGGTCGGGGCTTATGTGGCGGGGAGTCTATGGCTTGGGGTTCCCCTTGAGGCCAAGGGCTGGATCCACTTGATGCTCGCATATGTTTTTCCATTGATTGCTTTCATGATCTATCCCTCCATGGGTTGTTATAGGTCTTGGAGAAGCATCGATTATTTATCGGTTGTCAAGCCGGTTGTACTCTCAATTCTCGTGGTCGGTCTTTCTGCACTGACCATCACATTCCTGATGCATGAAATTGGTGCGCTCTCGCGTGTCTGGTTCATGTTGACGCTCTCGTTTGTGCTCGGTACTGCAGTATCCGTCCGTCTGGTTGCAGTCGGTATCATGCGGTGGCTGCGCCGCAATGGTTGCGATCTGCGGAGGATCATACTTGTGGGTGATGCAGAGAGACTTGCATATATGCGACAGTCGGTTTCCGAGCATCCCGGGTTCGGCTTTTCCATCGTCTCTACTCTTGGCTATGAGGACGGTGCGGCAGCGTCTATACTTGATGCGATGGCTGGACAGAATATTGATGAAGTCTGGATGGCGCTGTCGCCGGAGAAGATGGAACGTATGGATTCATTGCTTGGGGCGCTTTCACAATCTCCTGTTTCAGTCCGCTGGATACCTGACATCAGGTGGCATGCGTTGTTGAACTCCAGGGAAGAGAATCTGATGGGCCACCCCAGCCTTCTTCTCAACGCCACAGCCATTGACGGAAGTCAGGGGCGTCTGCTGAAATCAATTTTTGACCGTCTTTTCTCACTCCTTGTTCTCCTGTTGCTCTCCCCACTGCTTCTATTGATTGCCGTGCTAGTGAAATTGAGCTCTCCGGGTCCGATCATTTTCCATCAAGCCAGACAGGGAATATCGGGAAAGCCCTTTCAGTGCCTTAAATTCAGGACCATGGTCACCCATCGTGAAGAAAGCGGGTTGACTCAGGCAACTGTGAATGACAGCAGGGTGACGCCCCTGGGTGCGTTTTTACGCAAGACAAGTCTGGATGAACTGCCGCAGTTCTTCAATGTGCTGGCTGGCGATATGTCGGTAGTCGGGCCCAGGCCCCATGCCATTCAGCATAACGAATTCTACACCAAGCAGGTCTACGGATACATGCAGCGGTACAGAACCAAACCGGGCATAACCGGATGGGCTCAGATCAATGGATATCGGGGTGAAACCGATACGCTTCAGAAGATGGTCAAGCGGGTTGAATATGATATCTACTACATGAAAAACTGGAGCTTCCTGCTTGACCTCAAAATCATTTTTGCTACAGCATTCAGCGGCTGGATGGGGCGGAATGCGTATTGA
- a CDS encoding DegT/DnrJ/EryC1/StrS family aminotransferase, which produces MKLRMMKNIYVTQPFLPPLEEMIPFMKRIWENRVLTNCGPFHQELESTLARYLGVTHISLFANATIGLITALQALRIKGEVITTPYSFVATSHSLLWNGIKPVFVDIDPDTFNLDPSKIEAAITPDTSAIMPVHCYGHPCDVHAIQRVADRYNLRVIYDAAHAFGVSDQDGSILQHGDLSILSFHATKVFNTFEGGAIVSGSSGLKRHIDDLKNFGIADEVAVVAPGINGKMSEFNAALGLLQLEYIDEVIACRKSIDQRYREGFAGVKGIRCHHVDKDAYTPNYAYFPVLVGPEYGISRDELYMKLKEHGVYCRRYFYPLISDYPMYRILPSSSHSNLPVAVEVAQQILCLPIYPGLDMSAVEKIIDLIRECSWQPGVLAAEAR; this is translated from the coding sequence ATGAAACTTCGCATGATGAAGAACATTTATGTGACGCAGCCATTTCTTCCTCCTTTGGAGGAGATGATTCCCTTTATGAAAAGAATATGGGAGAACCGTGTGCTTACCAACTGCGGTCCGTTTCATCAAGAGTTGGAGTCGACGCTTGCCCGCTATCTGGGCGTTACGCATATTTCGCTTTTCGCAAATGCCACGATCGGCTTGATTACGGCCTTGCAGGCCCTGCGAATCAAAGGGGAGGTCATCACTACGCCGTATTCCTTTGTCGCAACTTCGCATTCCCTGCTCTGGAATGGCATCAAACCGGTGTTCGTAGACATTGATCCCGATACGTTCAATCTGGATCCGTCAAAAATCGAGGCGGCAATTACTCCCGATACATCAGCCATCATGCCGGTTCATTGCTATGGCCATCCATGCGACGTCCATGCCATCCAGCGGGTTGCTGACCGCTACAATCTTAGGGTTATTTACGATGCAGCCCATGCCTTTGGTGTTTCTGATCAAGATGGCAGCATCCTGCAGCACGGCGACCTGTCCATCCTGAGCTTTCATGCCACAAAAGTATTCAATACGTTTGAAGGCGGCGCCATCGTCTCGGGTTCTTCAGGGTTGAAGCGGCATATCGATGATCTTAAGAATTTCGGAATAGCTGATGAAGTGGCCGTTGTCGCTCCCGGCATCAATGGCAAAATGAGCGAATTCAATGCAGCGCTGGGTCTTTTGCAGCTGGAGTATATCGATGAGGTCATTGCCTGTCGGAAAAGTATCGATCAACGGTACCGTGAAGGCTTTGCCGGAGTCAAGGGTATTCGCTGCCATCATGTTGATAAGGACGCCTACACTCCCAATTATGCATACTTTCCTGTACTGGTCGGTCCGGAATATGGGATCAGCCGTGATGAGCTCTATATGAAACTTAAAGAGCACGGGGTGTACTGCCGTCGTTATTTCTACCCGCTGATTTCCGACTATCCGATGTATCGCATTCTCCCTTCTTCAAGTCACAGCAACCTGCCTGTTGCGGTTGAGGTGGCTCAGCAGATCCTGTGTCTGCCCATATATCCGGGCCTTGACATGTCGGCAGTTGAAAAGATCATTGATTTGATCCGGGAGTGTTCCTGGCAACCGGGAGTTCTTGCCGCTGAGGCCCGGTGA
- a CDS encoding oligosaccharide flippase family protein, translating into MSSIKANIFTNYVSQFYVAGIGILMVPFYIRYMGAEAYGLIGFYTLLQSWFMLLDMGLTPTMQRETARFHGGSIDAISFRRVVRALEGLFLGVSIIGGGVLFFSSGYIAYSWLKASSLPYSEVHAAIGTMAFIIAFRWMGGLYRGAIVGSEKLAWLGGFNAFLATIKSLGVVPLLLFVGVAPRIFFGYQLVIALIELIGLMLYAYRLLPDIPKGAVLSWDIRHIRPLLRFSLTLAFTSSVWILTTQMDKLVLSKILPLADYGYFTLAVLVASVVIMISSPVGSAIMPRLSKCDAAGDSSGLILVYKNATQLVSVVAGSAAITLVFCAERVLYVWTGDHELARQAAPVLQAYALGNGVLAVGAFPYYLQYAKGDLRVHFIWNIGSLIVLVPSVIWVAERYGGVGAGYVWLVMNLLGVLTLPPLIHHKFYPGLNRKWFSDDVLVIFASGACAGLVVTLLLATGADRWLQLIEVLAVGIAVLSASSLASAEIRKRLNKLRVFLLQRATA; encoded by the coding sequence ATGTCATCGATAAAAGCCAACATATTCACCAATTATGTCAGCCAGTTTTATGTGGCTGGAATTGGTATTCTGATGGTCCCGTTCTACATCAGGTACATGGGTGCTGAAGCCTATGGTCTGATAGGTTTCTACACGCTGCTGCAATCCTGGTTTATGTTGCTGGACATGGGGCTTACGCCGACCATGCAGCGGGAAACAGCCCGTTTTCACGGTGGCTCAATTGATGCCATCAGCTTCCGTCGAGTTGTCAGGGCTCTTGAGGGGCTGTTTCTCGGAGTAAGCATTATCGGCGGCGGTGTATTGTTTTTCTCTTCTGGCTATATAGCCTATAGCTGGCTGAAAGCTTCCTCGCTGCCGTATTCAGAGGTTCATGCTGCCATCGGGACCATGGCCTTCATTATCGCCTTTCGATGGATGGGTGGATTGTACCGTGGTGCCATTGTCGGCTCTGAAAAACTGGCGTGGCTTGGTGGGTTCAACGCTTTTCTGGCCACCATCAAATCTTTGGGCGTCGTCCCATTATTGCTGTTTGTTGGTGTGGCGCCGAGGATCTTTTTCGGCTATCAGCTTGTCATTGCCTTGATTGAATTGATCGGACTGATGCTGTATGCCTATCGGTTATTGCCTGATATACCAAAAGGAGCGGTTCTTTCCTGGGACATCCGTCATATCCGTCCGCTGCTTCGTTTTTCCCTCACGCTGGCCTTTACGTCGAGTGTCTGGATTTTGACGACGCAGATGGACAAATTGGTACTGTCAAAAATACTGCCTCTTGCGGATTATGGCTATTTCACTCTGGCGGTACTTGTTGCCAGCGTTGTCATAATGATCAGCTCACCGGTAGGTTCTGCAATAATGCCGCGGCTCTCAAAATGTGATGCAGCGGGAGACAGCTCAGGGTTGATTCTTGTCTATAAAAACGCCACCCAGCTGGTGTCAGTCGTGGCCGGGTCGGCAGCCATCACGCTTGTTTTTTGCGCAGAACGGGTGCTGTATGTCTGGACAGGTGACCATGAACTGGCCCGGCAGGCCGCACCGGTTTTACAGGCTTATGCATTGGGAAACGGTGTTTTAGCCGTCGGGGCATTTCCCTATTATCTCCAGTATGCAAAAGGCGATCTGCGGGTGCATTTCATATGGAATATCGGCAGTCTCATCGTGCTGGTTCCATCAGTTATCTGGGTGGCGGAGAGATATGGGGGGGTGGGAGCCGGATATGTATGGCTTGTCATGAATCTTCTGGGAGTCCTGACTCTTCCTCCCCTGATTCACCATAAGTTTTATCCCGGACTAAACCGGAAATGGTTTTCAGATGATGTGCTTGTGATTTTCGCTTCAGGTGCGTGTGCCGGATTGGTTGTGACCCTGTTGCTGGCCACTGGCGCTGATCGGTGGCTTCAGCTCATTGAGGTCTTGGCGGTCGGCATTGCCGTTCTTTCGGCCTCCTCCCTGGCATCAGCAGAAATTCGGAAGAGACTCAATAAACTGAGGGTGTTTCTTCTGCAGAGGGCAACGGCATGA
- a CDS encoding WbqC family protein, translating to MKLAGMQPYFFPYIGYFQLIAAADRFHLADNMQFIKNGWVHRNRILKNGEESLFSLSLKKDSHSLAIRDRQLSTAYDRSHLLHQFHVAYSKAPHFRDAYPVLERIVANESDNLFEYLKYSIFSLVGYLGIATQIGVLSDVPVAEGLSMQDRLLDECGRVGATTYINAIGGVGLYAKDAFRQRGIELQFLKPALNPYPQFREVFVPGLSIIDVMMFNSADRIHSELLYRYELL from the coding sequence ATGAAGCTTGCGGGTATGCAGCCTTATTTTTTCCCCTATATCGGCTATTTCCAATTAATTGCAGCGGCTGATCGATTCCATCTTGCCGATAATATGCAGTTCATCAAGAATGGCTGGGTGCATCGCAACCGCATTCTTAAAAATGGGGAAGAATCTCTCTTCAGCCTCTCTCTGAAAAAAGATTCTCACTCGCTGGCAATACGGGATCGACAGTTGTCCACGGCTTACGACCGTTCCCATCTTCTTCATCAGTTCCATGTCGCCTATAGCAAAGCACCCCATTTCAGGGATGCCTATCCTGTGCTTGAGCGTATCGTTGCAAATGAAAGTGATAATCTGTTTGAATATCTGAAGTATTCGATATTCTCTCTTGTCGGGTATTTAGGTATTGCAACCCAGATTGGTGTCCTCTCCGATGTGCCTGTTGCCGAAGGACTTTCAATGCAGGACCGCTTGTTGGACGAATGCGGCAGGGTGGGTGCAACCACCTATATAAATGCTATCGGCGGAGTAGGTCTTTATGCAAAAGATGCCTTTAGGCAACGAGGGATTGAACTGCAGTTTCTCAAGCCGGCACTGAATCCCTATCCACAGTTTAGAGAGGTGTTCGTTCCGGGACTTTCCATCATCGACGTGATGATGTTCAATTCAGCAGACCGCATACACAGTGAGTTGCTGTATCGGTATGAACTCTTGTGA
- a CDS encoding glycosyltransferase family 2 protein, with the protein MSKALIIEESSMKKPKVSVCLITYNHEKYIRQCMQSLVDQQTSFDYEIIVGDDASTDGSRAIIREFALRYPDLVKVLFHEENVGPSQNYRDVHFQARGEYLAHIDGDDYWMPWKLQLQADFLDAHQECVAVYCNALVLTDDHKFLGVFNDHIPEVFDLGFLLAEGNFLNNSSLCYRSRYRERVVPHAHFLDYLVHLRLGCSGKLGYLNKVLVVYRVGSETSILVQMTDKCRLLSWETLQAAQHMPVSKAVQRNAVSLFIFDVLHEGLRRFDMPFLHHWMHRIYRESGAVRNSAMFVGMLRVCASIVTAPPRRMRRFVFGPTAFRVLHSR; encoded by the coding sequence ATGAGCAAAGCCTTGATCATCGAAGAGTCGAGCATGAAAAAGCCGAAAGTATCAGTATGCCTCATTACCTACAATCATGAGAAATATATCCGACAGTGCATGCAGAGTCTGGTGGATCAGCAGACATCCTTTGATTATGAAATAATCGTTGGAGACGATGCGTCTACCGATGGCTCACGCGCCATCATCCGTGAGTTTGCGCTAAGGTATCCGGATCTGGTGAAGGTCTTGTTTCATGAAGAGAATGTTGGTCCCTCTCAAAATTATCGTGATGTCCATTTTCAGGCCAGGGGCGAGTACCTCGCCCATATTGATGGTGATGATTACTGGATGCCCTGGAAACTTCAGCTTCAGGCTGATTTTCTCGATGCTCATCAGGAGTGTGTTGCCGTTTACTGCAATGCGCTGGTACTCACTGATGATCATAAGTTTCTCGGTGTTTTCAACGATCACATTCCTGAGGTTTTTGATCTTGGGTTTCTTCTTGCTGAGGGAAACTTTCTGAACAACAGCAGTCTCTGTTACCGGAGCAGGTACAGAGAGCGGGTAGTGCCTCATGCTCATTTTCTGGACTATCTTGTGCATCTGCGTCTGGGCTGTTCAGGGAAACTGGGTTATCTGAACAAGGTGCTTGTTGTGTATCGTGTGGGTTCTGAAACCTCCATTTTGGTGCAGATGACAGACAAGTGCCGGCTTCTCTCCTGGGAGACATTGCAGGCAGCTCAGCATATGCCGGTGAGTAAAGCTGTACAGCGAAATGCCGTGTCACTGTTTATTTTTGATGTTCTGCATGAGGGGTTACGCCGTTTTGATATGCCATTCCTGCATCACTGGATGCACCGGATCTACAGGGAATCTGGTGCTGTGCGCAATAGCGCTATGTTTGTCGGTATGCTCAGGGTGTGTGCCTCAATTGTAACAGCGCCTCCCAGGCGGATGCGGCGTTTTGTCTTTGGTCCCACTGCATTCAGGGTGCTCCACAGCCGATAA
- a CDS encoding glycosyltransferase, which translates to MTYGHRLNLLAQTLASAFREGVAHAIVVNNASDDPVEEHLSKQYGDWVTCVAFCSNTGSANAYKAGMAKAVEMGAEFLFLLDDDNVIGEGALSILIAGYLECAGSIAPDRLSVLACRPDHHADVLAGLGEKRANPKPGSFLGFHLADIPFKFWRRTPWFRLLAARVPMPAMMRMDIAPYSGMLFHVSVLEKHGYPDTRFVLYGDDSEFSFRITHAGGSNILITGAGLTDLETSWNLKEKKDSSFRSWLRGEGDFRVYYAARNGAYFEHFVRPHNRLERNINKKIYLFMLWLEAMRSGRVERFRLILYGIADGESARLGMNPRFIL; encoded by the coding sequence GTGACCTACGGACACCGGCTCAATCTGCTTGCCCAAACATTGGCTTCTGCATTTCGCGAGGGGGTTGCGCATGCCATAGTCGTCAATAATGCTTCAGATGACCCCGTTGAAGAGCATTTGAGTAAACAGTACGGTGACTGGGTTACATGTGTTGCCTTTTGCTCGAATACCGGATCCGCCAATGCCTATAAGGCCGGTATGGCAAAGGCTGTAGAGATGGGCGCAGAATTCCTGTTTCTTCTTGATGATGATAATGTCATTGGCGAGGGGGCACTCTCCATACTCATAGCCGGATATTTGGAGTGTGCCGGTTCCATCGCTCCTGACCGTCTCTCCGTTCTGGCCTGTCGTCCCGACCATCATGCCGATGTGCTTGCCGGACTTGGGGAAAAGAGAGCCAATCCGAAGCCGGGCAGCTTTTTAGGGTTTCATCTGGCCGATATCCCCTTCAAGTTCTGGAGGCGGACACCATGGTTTCGTTTGTTGGCGGCGAGGGTACCGATGCCGGCAATGATGCGCATGGATATTGCTCCCTACAGTGGCATGCTGTTTCATGTTTCTGTTCTTGAAAAGCATGGGTATCCCGATACCCGCTTTGTACTCTATGGAGATGATTCTGAATTCTCCTTTCGGATCACGCATGCCGGAGGCTCCAACATATTGATAACTGGTGCAGGGTTGACCGACCTTGAAACTTCATGGAATCTCAAAGAGAAAAAGGACTCATCCTTCCGATCATGGCTTCGCGGGGAAGGAGATTTCCGTGTGTATTATGCTGCGCGCAATGGGGCGTATTTCGAACACTTTGTGCGGCCGCACAACAGGCTGGAGCGCAACATCAATAAAAAGATTTATCTGTTTATGCTCTGGCTCGAAGCAATGCGATCCGGCAGGGTTGAACGCTTCAGGCTGATACTCTACGGCATTGCCGATGGAGAGTCTGCCAGGCTGGGAATGAATCCTCGCTTTATTCTTTGA
- a CDS encoding methyltransferase → MNSSSKTPYEVLREMSGGFMLTQLLYTAVKLRIVDHLHAGIITVPELSAILDADVSALNRFLRMLVVINILVQREDGCFEVSALGELLRHDHPDSLSNRIHYIGEVSYPAAQGISYAVQTGEPGFDHVFGMSFFDYFSHNPHLGTLFNELMRQGVADRVANVVQTYDFSGYGSVVDVGGGNGALAAVLAEAYSDISATVFDAPAVIEEARRYFAEKGLSEQCQVVAGDFFLDPVPNGAHLYVLSNIIHDWDDQKALSVLENCRAAMDSGSVLLIIEQIMPEKALDAPVTVASDVSMLLLLRGRERTEMEYDNLLARAGLRMTKVYPFEQSKVYSGRKSNWAVIESRLQSAV, encoded by the coding sequence ATGAACTCATCCTCAAAAACGCCATACGAAGTGCTCCGGGAAATGTCGGGCGGTTTCATGTTGACCCAGTTGCTCTATACGGCAGTGAAACTTCGGATTGTTGATCACCTGCATGCCGGCATCATCACGGTTCCGGAGCTCTCGGCCATTCTTGATGCAGATGTTTCAGCACTAAATCGCTTTCTTCGCATGCTTGTTGTGATCAACATTCTTGTTCAGCGAGAAGATGGGTGTTTTGAGGTGTCTGCATTAGGGGAATTGCTTCGCCATGATCACCCTGATTCGCTTTCTAATAGAATTCACTACATCGGGGAAGTGAGCTATCCTGCAGCTCAGGGGATATCCTATGCGGTTCAGACTGGAGAGCCGGGCTTTGATCATGTTTTCGGGATGTCATTTTTTGATTATTTCTCACACAACCCGCATCTGGGGACTCTCTTCAATGAACTGATGCGTCAGGGTGTGGCTGATCGGGTTGCTAATGTCGTCCAGACCTATGATTTCTCTGGCTATGGTTCCGTTGTTGATGTTGGTGGAGGGAACGGTGCCCTGGCTGCGGTACTGGCAGAGGCGTATTCCGATATATCGGCTACAGTATTTGATGCACCGGCTGTAATTGAAGAGGCGCGTCGCTATTTCGCTGAGAAAGGGCTTTCGGAACAGTGTCAGGTGGTCGCGGGCGATTTCTTCCTTGATCCTGTTCCTAATGGAGCTCACCTGTATGTGTTGTCCAACATTATTCATGACTGGGATGACCAGAAAGCGCTTTCGGTGCTTGAAAATTGCCGGGCGGCAATGGATTCAGGCAGCGTTTTGCTGATTATCGAACAGATTATGCCGGAAAAGGCTCTTGATGCACCCGTAACCGTAGCCAGTGACGTCAGCATGTTACTGTTGCTCAGAGGGCGTGAACGAACCGAAATGGAGTATGATAATCTCCTTGCCAGGGCGGGTCTGCGAATGACCAAAGTGTATCCGTTTGAGCAGTCAAAAGTATACAGCGGAAGAAAGTCAAACTGGGCGGTTATTGAAAGTCGTCTCCAGTCTGCAGTCTAG
- a CDS encoding glycosyltransferase family 4 protein — MRILFINGLYEPYVGGGAEITLHKLTRGLMSLGHQVAVLSIGDNVGLCIDRVDGVKVYRAGIRNLYFPHGNKTPSPLSRTAWHLLDCYNPLMQDYVRTVVDAEKPEVSSCHNLAGWSVSAWDALSDCGVPIVQVLHDQYLLCPTSTMFDGHSPCQKQCLRCRTLRLPHAGKSNQVSAVVGVSRFILDKLLSYGYFRDTPIRQVIYNARTLDAAFHHSRERAVGGRRVFGFIGTLAPQKGIEMLLDSFSQCTEAGWRLIVAGTGRSGYEAELKKRYRNENISFAGYSSPMDFFEKIDICVVPSLWEDTFPGVVLESLSMGVPVIGSERGGIPEMLQNGYNGLLFNPGDPHGLASAMRRMSEGLDSWPLHRAGIVKSSLPFSDGYGWSKQWENVYAGVV; from the coding sequence ATGAGGATTCTTTTTATCAATGGCCTGTATGAACCATACGTTGGCGGTGGAGCCGAGATAACCCTTCACAAGCTGACGAGGGGATTGATGAGTCTCGGTCATCAGGTGGCCGTTCTCAGCATTGGGGATAATGTCGGGCTCTGCATCGATCGTGTCGATGGGGTAAAGGTCTATAGAGCTGGTATCCGCAATCTGTACTTCCCTCACGGAAATAAGACCCCTTCGCCATTGAGCCGAACCGCATGGCATCTGTTGGATTGCTATAATCCACTGATGCAGGACTATGTCCGGACTGTCGTTGATGCTGAAAAACCCGAAGTTTCGTCCTGCCATAATCTTGCGGGATGGTCAGTAAGCGCATGGGATGCATTGAGCGATTGCGGCGTTCCAATCGTACAGGTTTTGCATGATCAGTATCTGCTTTGCCCGACTTCGACAATGTTTGATGGACATTCACCTTGTCAGAAGCAATGTCTCCGGTGCCGCACCCTGCGTTTGCCGCATGCAGGAAAATCCAATCAGGTGAGTGCTGTCGTCGGCGTCAGCCGCTTTATTCTCGATAAGCTTCTCTCATACGGCTATTTCCGTGATACCCCCATCCGGCAGGTCATTTATAACGCCCGAACCCTTGATGCCGCTTTTCATCATTCCCGTGAGCGGGCCGTTGGCGGACGTCGTGTGTTTGGTTTCATCGGTACACTCGCGCCTCAAAAAGGCATCGAGATGCTTCTTGATAGTTTTTCTCAGTGCACAGAGGCGGGATGGCGACTGATTGTTGCCGGAACGGGAAGAAGCGGCTATGAGGCTGAATTGAAGAAACGATATCGCAACGAAAATATTTCATTCGCCGGCTACTCCAGCCCGATGGATTTTTTTGAAAAGATTGATATATGCGTTGTCCCCTCCCTTTGGGAGGACACCTTCCCAGGTGTGGTTCTTGAATCACTGAGCATGGGCGTGCCGGTGATCGGATCGGAAAGAGGAGGCATTCCTGAGATGCTGCAGAACGGGTACAACGGCTTGCTTTTCAATCCTGGAGATCCTCATGGCCTGGCTTCAGCCATGAGGCGCATGTCCGAAGGACTTGATTCATGGCCGCTACATCGGGCTGGTATTGTCAAGAGTTCCCTCCCGTTTTCTGATGGATATGGGTGGTCAAAGCAATGGGAAAATGTCTATGCAGGCGTTGTCTGA
- a CDS encoding glycosyltransferase family 4 protein — MLSTEMFVNCRFLAKDITGVQRYSLEITRELKSQYPSITCLAPDQILHPDLADELDVNVIGSHTGHLWEQLDLPAYLHKKGSPVLLNMGNSAPMYYGNSLVVIHDLAYERYPDSFSLQYRLLYRFMVPRLLRSARAIVTVSEFSKAELIERFQLCSDDIFVVHNAARGEFRNVGALPAERFILAVSSINRQKNFHSLIQAFNRLKSAEVKLYIVGGFNRIFADPVLMAEVDGNPDIVFKGRVSDDELISLYSNALCFVFPSFYEGFGIPPIEAQSCGCPVIASNAASLPEICSDSVLYCDPYSVDDIAGKIHMLLDQKQLREELVRKGFVNSRRFSWNRSAQKMYAIARILIDAKTEPLHS; from the coding sequence ATGCTGAGTACGGAGATGTTCGTCAACTGCCGGTTTCTGGCGAAGGACATTACTGGCGTGCAGCGTTACAGTCTGGAAATTACCAGAGAGCTGAAATCGCAATATCCTTCCATAACATGTCTGGCTCCTGATCAGATTCTTCATCCCGATCTTGCTGATGAGCTTGATGTGAACGTCATCGGTAGCCATACGGGACATCTTTGGGAGCAGCTTGATCTGCCGGCCTATCTCCATAAAAAAGGCTCGCCTGTTCTGCTCAACATGGGCAACTCAGCGCCGATGTACTACGGCAATTCACTCGTTGTCATACACGATCTCGCATATGAACGCTATCCGGACTCATTTTCACTGCAGTACAGACTGCTATACCGCTTCATGGTTCCACGTCTGCTTCGTTCCGCCCGGGCCATTGTCACAGTCAGCGAGTTTTCAAAGGCCGAACTGATTGAGCGTTTCCAACTCTGTTCGGATGACATTTTTGTGGTACATAACGCTGCTCGGGGCGAATTCCGGAATGTAGGCGCCCTGCCTGCAGAGCGCTTCATTCTTGCAGTTTCATCCATTAACCGGCAGAAGAACTTCCATTCTCTTATCCAGGCATTCAACAGGCTGAAATCTGCTGAGGTAAAGCTCTACATTGTCGGCGGTTTCAACCGGATTTTTGCAGATCCAGTACTCATGGCGGAGGTTGACGGCAATCCCGACATTGTGTTCAAGGGAAGAGTATCGGATGATGAACTCATATCGCTCTACTCGAATGCCCTCTGTTTTGTTTTTCCTTCATTTTACGAAGGTTTTGGCATCCCCCCCATTGAGGCCCAGTCATGCGGTTGTCCGGTTATTGCATCTAATGCAGCTAGCCTGCCTGAAATATGTTCCGACAGCGTGCTTTACTGTGATCCATACAGCGTGGATGATATCGCAGGAAAAATCCACATGCTTCTTGATCAAAAACAACTGAGGGAAGAACTCGTCAGGAAGGGTTTTGTGAACAGCCGGAGGTTTTCATGGAACCGTTCCGCACAGAAAATGTATGCGATTGCACGCATTTTGATTGACGCGAAAACCGAGCCGCTCCATTCCTGA